One window of the Clostridia bacterium genome contains the following:
- a CDS encoding site-specific DNA-methyltransferase: MREHRYRYNYPHRCDGKELLAVIEDATVPCAFFDPQYRGVLDKLAYGNEGVSRGTARCRLPQMSEKTIKEFIAQIARVLVPSGHLFLWVDKFHLCEGVSGWLPGVLQVVDMIVWNKLKIGMGYRTRRQCEYLLVVQKKPVRAKGVWAVHDIPDVWEEKASGPHPHAKPIGLQVRLIEAVTNPGEVVLDPAAGSFSVLEACLRTGRTFLGGDMIYGEDWAPENPPRAGDKQRQ; this comes from the coding sequence CTGCGGGAGCACCGGTACCGGTACAACTACCCCCACCGGTGCGATGGCAAAGAATTGCTAGCGGTGATAGAGGACGCTACCGTACCTTGTGCGTTCTTCGACCCCCAGTATCGTGGGGTTCTGGACAAGCTGGCCTACGGAAACGAAGGGGTGAGCCGGGGCACGGCGCGCTGCCGATTACCGCAGATGAGCGAGAAGACCATAAAGGAATTCATCGCCCAAATAGCCCGCGTCTTAGTGCCGAGCGGACACCTTTTCCTTTGGGTAGATAAATTTCACCTCTGCGAGGGGGTGTCGGGGTGGCTGCCCGGGGTGCTTCAGGTGGTAGACATGATCGTCTGGAACAAGCTCAAGATAGGAATGGGATACCGTACCCGTCGGCAGTGCGAATACCTTCTGGTGGTACAAAAGAAGCCCGTTCGCGCTAAGGGAGTATGGGCGGTGCACGACATACCCGACGTTTGGGAGGAAAAAGCCTCAGGACCCCACCCCCACGCCAAACCGATAGGTTTGCAGGTCCGCCTTATAGAAGCGGTTACGAACCCCGGCGAAGTAGTCCTGGATCCTGCGGCAGGCAGTTTCTCGGTCCTGGAGGCCTGCTTGAGAACCGGGCGCACCTTCCTGGGTGGAGACATGATCTACGGCGAGGACTGGGCTCCCGAAAACCCGCCCCGGGCAGGAGACAAACAAAGGCAATAA
- the groES gene encoding co-chaperone GroES, translated as MLKPLEDRVVVKVIEEEQRTQGGIVLPDTAKEKPQEGEVVAVGPGRLLDNGTRVAPSVKVGDRVVFAKYSGTEVKVDGQEYLILRETDILAVKE; from the coding sequence GTGCTCAAGCCACTTGAGGATCGGGTAGTGGTAAAGGTGATCGAGGAGGAGCAGCGCACCCAAGGCGGGATCGTGCTGCCGGACACGGCCAAGGAAAAGCCGCAGGAAGGTGAGGTAGTGGCCGTAGGCCCGGGCCGGTTGCTGGATAACGGCACCCGGGTGGCTCCCTCGGTCAAGGTTGGAGACAGGGTGGTATTCGCCAAGTACAGCGGGACCGAGGTCAAGGTGGACGGCCAGGAGTACCTGATCCTGCGCGAAACCGACATATTGGCCGTTAAGGAGTAG
- a CDS encoding transposase, with translation MPVYHRIDVEGLKVLGQAPSLPEKVEFAFLKKLMARQNLLEAMFNRLVEELTKHLPDFGRVLAVDGKAIASFARGRKRQAGKVVKRDGRRDVDADWGQKTLRVEREDGSNWEKVVRWFGFKLHLVVDATYELPVAFRVTPASASEIKQGHRLIDQMAEQAPVILKRCEYWLGDRGYDDGKLHTKLWDEHAIKPVIDIRNLWRDGEETRLLTGWGNVVYDYKGQVYCYCPQTARRRPMAYGGFEKDRGSLKYRCPARHYGLTFMGMDRCRVKGAVRIPLKEDPRIFTPLARSSYAWESIYKKRTAVERVNSRLDRVFGFEEHYIRGLKKMTLRCTLALLVMLVMALGRVREKRGQNLRSLVSAA, from the coding sequence ATGCCAGTATACCACAGGATAGACGTCGAAGGCCTTAAGGTTTTGGGACAGGCCCCAAGTCTTCCGGAGAAAGTGGAGTTCGCGTTCCTAAAGAAACTGATGGCCCGCCAAAACTTGCTAGAGGCGATGTTCAACCGGCTGGTAGAAGAACTGACAAAGCACCTTCCCGACTTTGGCCGGGTACTGGCCGTAGACGGAAAAGCCATAGCCAGCTTTGCCCGAGGCAGAAAGCGTCAAGCCGGCAAAGTGGTTAAGCGTGATGGCCGGCGCGATGTGGATGCCGACTGGGGCCAAAAGACCCTGCGGGTAGAAAGAGAAGACGGCAGCAACTGGGAAAAGGTAGTGCGCTGGTTTGGCTTCAAGCTCCATCTGGTGGTAGATGCCACGTACGAGCTACCGGTAGCCTTTAGGGTCACCCCGGCCTCGGCCAGCGAAATAAAACAAGGCCACCGGCTCATAGACCAAATGGCCGAACAGGCACCCGTTATCCTCAAAAGGTGCGAATACTGGTTAGGAGACCGGGGCTATGACGACGGCAAACTCCACACCAAGCTATGGGACGAACACGCCATAAAGCCGGTCATAGACATCCGCAACCTGTGGCGAGACGGAGAAGAGACCAGGCTTTTAACCGGCTGGGGCAATGTGGTTTACGACTATAAAGGTCAGGTGTACTGCTACTGTCCTCAGACCGCACGGCGCCGGCCCATGGCTTACGGTGGGTTTGAAAAGGACCGGGGCAGCCTAAAGTACCGGTGTCCGGCGCGGCACTACGGACTAACCTTTATGGGCATGGACCGTTGCCGGGTGAAAGGAGCGGTAAGGATCCCGCTCAAAGAAGACCCTCGGATCTTCACTCCCCTGGCGCGGTCCAGCTACGCCTGGGAGAGCATCTACAAAAAGCGTACTGCGGTAGAGCGGGTAAACAGTCGCCTGGACCGGGTATTTGGCTTTGAAGAGCACTACATCCGGGGGCTAAAGAAGATGACCCTGAGATGTACCCTGGCTCTGCTGGTAATGTTAGTCATGGCTTTAGGAAGAGTGAGAGAGAAGAGGGGGCAAAACCTGCGCAGCCTGGTCAGCGCCGCCTAA
- the bioD gene encoding dethiobiotin synthase, with protein sequence MKPGLFVTGTDTGVGKTLVTGLLAAGLKARGLDVGVMKPLETGCAADEGDMRPEDALYLRQMAGVQDELDLICPYRLRDPLAPGVAAEEEGVEVNLIVIRKAYQELAQRHEFLLVESAGGLLVPLSGELLTPHLIKVLDLPVLVVARNRLGTVNHTLLTVNEARRWGLTVAGVLLNRCEPQPDLSVQSNARVLEKFLPVPLWGEVPYLTQLPDREQAARLAQEVLLPVLEWCVRIG encoded by the coding sequence TTGAAACCCGGCCTCTTCGTTACCGGCACCGATACCGGCGTGGGCAAAACCCTGGTTACGGGTCTTCTGGCGGCAGGGCTTAAGGCCCGGGGACTGGACGTAGGGGTAATGAAGCCCCTGGAGACCGGCTGCGCCGCCGATGAGGGGGACATGCGGCCGGAGGACGCCCTTTACCTGCGGCAGATGGCCGGGGTGCAGGACGAACTTGACCTCATCTGCCCCTATCGCCTGCGCGACCCCCTGGCCCCGGGCGTGGCCGCGGAAGAGGAAGGGGTAGAGGTTAACCTTATCGTCATAAGGAAGGCTTATCAGGAACTGGCACAGAGGCACGAATTCCTGCTGGTGGAATCCGCAGGGGGATTGCTCGTTCCCCTGAGCGGCGAGCTTCTTACTCCCCACCTCATAAAGGTTCTGGACCTCCCGGTGCTGGTAGTGGCGCGCAACCGGCTGGGCACGGTCAATCACACCCTGCTCACGGTCAACGAAGCCCGCCGGTGGGGGCTGACGGTGGCCGGGGTGCTCCTCAACCGTTGTGAGCCCCAGCCCGACCTCTCGGTCCAAAGCAACGCCCGGGTCCTGGAAAAGTTCCTTCCGGTGCCGCTATGGGGAGAAGTCCCTTACTTGACCCAGCTTCCGGACCGTGAGCAGGCGGCCCGGCTGGCGCAAGAGGTGCTGTTGCCGGTGCTGGAATGGTGTGTTAGGATAGGATAA
- the queD gene encoding 6-carboxytetrahydropterin synthase QueD, giving the protein MEFSLTVGFTFEAAHCLPEHRGECSRLHGHSYRLEVTVSGPVGPDGMVVDFGRLKQLVRETVIDRVDHRYLNELYPFAPTCENLALRFWQDLQEALRAYPRLKLSELVLWETPDARVRLARAAPAPRPGACGAARQEPEAMALRSAKRSVRGRGLPAKCGGPPEGNKA; this is encoded by the coding sequence ATGGAGTTCAGCCTGACCGTAGGTTTCACCTTCGAGGCCGCCCACTGTCTGCCGGAACACCGCGGCGAGTGCTCCCGGCTGCACGGTCACAGCTACCGCCTGGAAGTGACGGTCAGCGGACCGGTGGGTCCGGACGGGATGGTGGTAGACTTCGGCCGGCTAAAGCAGTTGGTGCGGGAGACGGTGATCGACCGGGTGGATCACCGTTACCTGAACGAGCTCTACCCCTTTGCGCCCACCTGCGAGAACCTGGCCCTCCGCTTCTGGCAGGACCTGCAGGAGGCACTGCGCGCCTACCCCCGCCTGAAACTGAGCGAGCTGGTACTGTGGGAGACGCCGGACGCCCGGGTCAGACTGGCCCGGGCCGCGCCGGCGCCCCGCCCGGGTGCCTGCGGGGCGGCCCGGCAAGAGCCCGAAGCGATGGCACTTCGATCCGCGAAACGATCGGTACGGGGACGAGGACTGCCGGCAAAATGCGGGGGCCCTCCGGAGGGGAACAAGGCTTGA
- the bioB gene encoding biotin synthase BioB — MNSSLIREAMQTVLRGGRLGEKEALELINLPLDEAPDLVAAAHRVRLAYKGKTVRLCAIVNAKSGRCGEDCAFCAQSAHYRTAAAVYPLLPAEEILSRARLAASEGACGFGIVTSGVRIRRGDEWQELLRAVRLISLDGRSEPHASLGLLTPEQAQELRAAGATTYHHNLETAPSFFPSICTTHPISEDFATIRAAKGAGLAVCCGGILGLGETPAQRVELALTLRELEVDSVPLNFLNPIPGTPLENRPLLPAWEAIKAVAVFRLLLPDKDIRLCGGKERTLRQLLPLALLAGANGLMTGNYLTTSGRQPELDRELVADLGFELVS, encoded by the coding sequence ATGAATTCCTCGCTCATCCGGGAAGCCATGCAAACCGTACTTCGCGGCGGCCGCCTGGGGGAAAAGGAGGCCCTGGAACTGATCAACCTGCCTTTGGACGAAGCCCCGGATCTGGTAGCCGCCGCCCACCGCGTGCGGCTGGCCTACAAGGGCAAGACGGTCAGACTCTGTGCCATCGTCAACGCGAAATCGGGCCGCTGCGGCGAGGACTGCGCCTTCTGCGCCCAGTCGGCGCATTACCGCACGGCCGCCGCCGTGTATCCCCTGCTGCCGGCGGAAGAAATCCTGAGCCGGGCCCGGCTGGCAGCCTCCGAAGGCGCCTGCGGTTTCGGCATCGTTACCAGCGGAGTCCGCATACGCCGGGGAGACGAATGGCAGGAACTCTTGCGGGCGGTGCGCCTGATCTCCCTGGACGGCCGGTCGGAGCCCCACGCCTCCCTCGGCCTGCTCACCCCGGAGCAGGCGCAAGAACTCAGGGCCGCAGGCGCCACCACCTACCACCACAATCTCGAGACCGCACCCAGCTTCTTCCCCAGCATCTGCACCACCCACCCCATAAGCGAGGACTTCGCCACCATCCGGGCGGCAAAGGGCGCAGGGTTGGCGGTATGCTGCGGGGGCATACTGGGGCTGGGTGAGACTCCCGCCCAGCGGGTGGAACTGGCCCTCACCCTGCGGGAACTGGAAGTGGATTCCGTGCCCCTCAACTTCCTCAACCCCATTCCCGGCACGCCCCTGGAGAACCGGCCGCTGCTCCCGGCCTGGGAAGCCATCAAGGCGGTGGCCGTATTCCGGCTGCTGCTTCCCGACAAGGACATACGTCTTTGCGGCGGCAAGGAAAGAACCCTGCGCCAGCTTCTTCCCCTGGCGCTGTTGGCCGGAGCCAACGGGCTCATGACCGGCAACTACCTTACCACCTCCGGCCGCCAACCGGAACTGGACCGGGAGCTCGTCGCCGACCTGGGATTCGAGCTGGTTTCCTGA
- a CDS encoding DUF169 domain-containing protein, protein MTDLSVFSRLGFLRPPVGVKFLFFRPEGIDPLAPDKELSLCEMLVEAQNASRPFYFCREHAETCVGKILLGMEDMEAFAESGQIGERLKIFQEARANSRLYQYVPRLGKNTVNYVAFAPLEKLTFEPDVLILNASVRQAEVVLRSMSYSTGEIYTSKSTPVMGCAWTYLYPYQSGRINYVLPDTVHGMRARELFPEGSMLLSIPYQWLGTIVRNLNEMNIELPSYQGKERYLVEFGNILRDLVEQARNP, encoded by the coding sequence GTGACCGATCTCTCCGTTTTCAGCCGATTGGGCTTTCTAAGACCTCCGGTAGGCGTCAAGTTCCTGTTCTTCCGTCCGGAGGGAATCGATCCGCTCGCCCCTGATAAGGAGTTATCCCTTTGCGAAATGCTGGTGGAAGCCCAGAACGCGTCACGGCCCTTCTACTTTTGTCGGGAACATGCGGAGACCTGTGTGGGGAAGATCCTGTTAGGAATGGAGGATATGGAGGCCTTTGCGGAGAGCGGGCAGATCGGTGAGAGGCTGAAGATCTTTCAGGAAGCGCGGGCCAACTCGCGACTCTATCAGTACGTGCCGCGCCTCGGCAAGAACACGGTCAATTACGTTGCCTTTGCGCCGCTCGAAAAGCTGACTTTTGAGCCCGATGTCCTGATCCTGAACGCTAGCGTGCGTCAGGCGGAAGTGGTGTTGAGGTCAATGTCTTACTCAACAGGCGAGATCTACACCTCCAAGTCAACGCCGGTAATGGGGTGCGCCTGGACATACCTCTATCCTTACCAAAGCGGAAGAATAAACTACGTGCTTCCGGATACGGTGCACGGCATGCGCGCCCGGGAGCTCTTTCCTGAAGGAAGCATGCTGCTCTCAATCCCATACCAATGGCTGGGAACCATAGTTCGGAACCTGAACGAAATGAACATAGAGTTACCTTCCTATCAGGGTAAGGAGCGCTATCTGGTCGAATTCGGAAACATTTTGAGGGACCTGGTTGAACAGGCGCGGAACCCCTAA
- a CDS encoding nitroreductase family protein, whose amino-acid sequence MEELWWPIRQRRSVRSFRPEEVPVELLTSLLQAACLAPSAGNLQPWRFYVVRAPNVKRALARAARQAFVAQAPVVMVVCAMPEQSASVYGDRGRYLYCLQDTAAALENLLLAAAATGLGACWVGAFVEEEASRALGLSAGIRPVALVPLGYAAENPPPVPRRALDEVVRWVD is encoded by the coding sequence ATGGAGGAATTATGGTGGCCGATCCGGCAAAGGCGCAGCGTTCGCTCCTTCCGGCCGGAGGAAGTGCCTGTGGAATTGTTGACCAGCCTTCTGCAGGCCGCCTGTCTGGCTCCGTCGGCGGGAAACCTGCAGCCCTGGCGTTTTTACGTGGTGCGGGCGCCAAACGTGAAGCGGGCCCTGGCTCGGGCGGCGCGTCAGGCCTTTGTGGCCCAGGCGCCGGTGGTGATGGTGGTCTGCGCAATGCCCGAACAGTCGGCTTCGGTGTACGGGGACCGGGGCCGGTACCTGTACTGCTTGCAGGATACCGCGGCGGCACTGGAAAACCTGCTGCTGGCTGCCGCCGCGACCGGGCTTGGGGCCTGCTGGGTAGGCGCTTTCGTAGAAGAAGAGGCGAGCCGCGCCTTGGGTCTGTCCGCTGGGATCCGTCCGGTGGCCCTGGTGCCCCTGGGGTATGCCGCCGAGAACCCTCCTCCCGTCCCTCGGCGGGCGTTGGACGAGGTGGTCAGGTGGGTGGATTAG
- the bioA gene encoding adenosylmethionine--8-amino-7-oxononanoate transaminase: MSDRTGHLAQMDHRYLWHPFTHLSEWLAVPPLIVERAEGVYLYDTEGRRYLDGVSSLWVNIHGHNRAEINRAITDQLGRVAHSTLLGLANPPAVELAARLVALAPGRLSRVFYSDTGACAVEIALKMAFQYWQNLGQRRRIKFLALENAYHGDTVGSMSVGDMSLYYDLYRPLLFEVLRAPSPYCYRCSLGREPQTCGLACADELGRLLAAHAEEVAAVILEPLVQGAAGMIVAPPGYLKKVEQYCRQYGVLLICDEVATGFGRTGRMFACEHEGVEPDLMAVAKGITGGYLPLAATLATEEIFRAFVGGPEKTLYHGHTYTGNPLACAAALASLDLFEKERTLEKLGPKIGLLSRLLAPLKEHPHVGEVRQKGFMVGIELVADKSRCRPYPPQARIGHRVCMQCRPKGVIIRPLGDVVVLMPPLVIEEPELRRLVAAVAEAVDEVCGRGDGA; this comes from the coding sequence ATGTCCGATCGCACCGGGCATTTGGCCCAAATGGATCACCGCTACCTCTGGCACCCCTTTACCCATCTCTCGGAGTGGCTCGCCGTGCCGCCCCTGATCGTCGAGAGGGCCGAGGGAGTGTATCTGTACGATACCGAAGGCCGGCGCTACCTGGACGGGGTTTCCTCCCTGTGGGTCAACATACACGGGCACAACCGGGCGGAAATCAATCGGGCCATAACGGACCAGCTGGGCCGGGTGGCCCACAGCACCTTACTGGGCCTGGCCAACCCGCCCGCCGTAGAGCTCGCCGCCCGTCTGGTGGCCCTGGCTCCGGGCCGCCTGAGCCGGGTCTTCTACTCCGATACCGGGGCCTGCGCGGTGGAAATCGCCCTGAAGATGGCCTTTCAGTACTGGCAGAACCTCGGGCAGAGGCGTAGAATCAAGTTCCTGGCCCTGGAAAATGCCTACCACGGCGATACGGTGGGCAGCATGAGCGTGGGCGACATGTCTCTGTACTACGACCTCTATCGTCCCCTGCTCTTCGAGGTCCTTCGGGCGCCCTCGCCTTACTGCTACCGCTGCTCCCTGGGGCGGGAACCCCAAACCTGCGGACTGGCCTGCGCCGACGAACTCGGGCGCCTGCTGGCCGCCCACGCCGAAGAGGTGGCGGCGGTGATCCTGGAACCGCTGGTTCAGGGGGCGGCGGGAATGATCGTCGCCCCTCCCGGCTACCTCAAAAAGGTGGAGCAGTACTGCCGGCAGTACGGGGTGCTCCTGATCTGCGATGAGGTGGCCACCGGGTTCGGCCGGACGGGCAGGATGTTCGCCTGCGAGCACGAAGGGGTGGAGCCGGACCTCATGGCCGTGGCCAAGGGGATCACCGGCGGCTACCTGCCCCTGGCCGCCACCCTGGCCACGGAAGAGATATTCCGCGCCTTCGTCGGCGGTCCGGAAAAGACCCTGTACCACGGGCACACCTACACCGGCAATCCCCTGGCCTGCGCCGCCGCCCTGGCCAGCCTGGACCTCTTCGAAAAGGAGCGCACGCTGGAGAAGCTGGGTCCCAAGATCGGGCTCCTGAGCCGGCTCCTGGCCCCGCTGAAGGAGCATCCCCACGTGGGAGAAGTGCGCCAGAAGGGATTCATGGTGGGCATAGAACTGGTGGCCGACAAATCCCGGTGCCGGCCCTACCCGCCCCAGGCGCGCATCGGGCACCGGGTCTGCATGCAGTGCCGGCCGAAGGGAGTAATCATCCGGCCCCTGGGAGACGTAGTGGTGCTGATGCCGCCCCTGGTAATTGAAGAGCCGGAACTGCGGCGCCTGGTAGCCGCGGTGGCCGAGGCCGTAGACGAAGTCTGCGGGCGGGGGGATGGGGCTTGA
- a CDS encoding radical SAM protein gives MRGPSGGEQGLRVKEVFLSLQGESTSAGLPTVFVRFVGCNLRCRYCDTRYAYEGGSPAAPEEILAAVSAFPVRRVCLTGGEPLLQPAEELQRLLDFLAGWEVSVETNGSLPLDTVRLGPGHRWIMDLKCPGSGEVEANRWENLELLSPQDEVKFVVSSHEDYAWAREVIRTRGFPPGARTLLSPAWPDLDPRDLASWMLSDGLDARLQIQLHKVIFGPEGERSLPWRARL, from the coding sequence ATGCGGGGGCCCTCCGGAGGGGAACAAGGCTTGAGAGTCAAAGAGGTTTTCCTTTCCCTACAGGGAGAATCGACTTCGGCGGGCCTGCCTACGGTGTTCGTGCGCTTCGTCGGCTGCAACCTCCGCTGCCGCTACTGCGACACCCGCTACGCCTACGAAGGAGGGAGCCCGGCCGCGCCGGAAGAAATTCTGGCCGCCGTTTCCGCCTTCCCGGTTCGGCGGGTATGCCTTACCGGCGGCGAGCCCCTGCTGCAACCGGCCGAGGAACTGCAGCGGCTGCTGGATTTTCTTGCCGGCTGGGAGGTTTCCGTGGAAACCAACGGGTCTCTCCCCCTGGATACGGTAAGGCTCGGCCCGGGGCACCGCTGGATCATGGACCTCAAGTGCCCGGGCTCGGGGGAAGTGGAGGCCAACCGGTGGGAGAACCTGGAACTTCTGTCCCCGCAAGACGAGGTAAAGTTCGTGGTGAGTTCCCACGAAGACTATGCCTGGGCCCGGGAGGTAATACGCACGCGGGGTTTTCCTCCGGGAGCCAGGACTCTGCTGTCCCCGGCCTGGCCGGATCTGGACCCCCGCGATCTGGCCTCCTGGATGCTCAGCGACGGGCTGGACGCACGGCTGCAGATTCAGCTCCACAAAGTGATCTTCGGTCCTGAAGGCGAAAGGAGCCTACCATGGCGGGCAAGGTTGTAG
- a CDS encoding amino acid ABC transporter substrate-binding protein, translating to MGNSRKLRPITIVTIIFLALIMATAVGCSKTPVQPESSPSKDKIVIGQAVSLSGPLGQASITTRAVYEIWVKEVNAKGGIYLKEYGKSLPLEYYSYDDKSDVGTMTKLVEKIILEDKADLILPPWGTEMLYAACPIANKHQYVLVGAAGGAAKLKEIMPSLPYVFQVLNFSETQTPALIGILKELGAQTVAVIHHDHLHGVEYATVTVPALKEAGFQVMMAKSFPSGSKDLSPLLKEAKTLGVDAFISFSYPEETMLLTQQAIELGANFKVFFCSVYPYSPDYRDAFGAQVVEGVMGGGAWNEESSPGAKEFVALYKKYFGKEPDDYWGQLYYYASLQHLQQAIEEAGSLDQTKIRDLLATRTYDTCIGPFKYDPDRFFRGHLGQIGQWQKGVFEVVDPGPHRTAPPIMKPPWPKM from the coding sequence ATGGGTAACTCTAGGAAACTACGGCCTATAACCATAGTTACAATCATCTTTCTCGCCCTTATTATGGCCACTGCGGTAGGGTGTTCGAAAACACCTGTTCAACCGGAGTCCTCGCCTTCCAAGGACAAAATCGTCATAGGCCAGGCAGTCTCACTGTCCGGTCCCCTGGGGCAAGCCTCCATTACAACCCGGGCCGTCTACGAAATCTGGGTAAAAGAGGTGAATGCCAAGGGGGGGATCTACCTAAAGGAGTACGGCAAGAGCCTTCCACTAGAGTACTATTCCTACGATGATAAATCCGACGTGGGAACCATGACCAAGCTGGTAGAAAAGATAATACTGGAGGACAAGGCAGACCTGATCTTACCCCCGTGGGGTACGGAAATGCTTTATGCGGCCTGCCCCATAGCCAACAAGCACCAGTACGTCCTTGTGGGCGCCGCGGGCGGAGCCGCCAAGCTCAAGGAGATCATGCCTAGCCTGCCTTATGTTTTCCAGGTACTGAACTTTTCCGAGACCCAGACTCCGGCGCTGATCGGCATTCTTAAGGAACTGGGAGCGCAAACGGTAGCGGTCATTCACCACGACCATCTCCACGGGGTCGAATACGCCACGGTTACCGTGCCCGCACTAAAGGAAGCCGGTTTTCAGGTAATGATGGCAAAATCCTTCCCATCCGGTTCTAAGGACTTGTCCCCTTTACTTAAGGAAGCCAAGACTCTCGGTGTCGATGCTTTCATCTCCTTCAGCTACCCCGAAGAGACCATGCTTCTGACCCAGCAGGCCATAGAGTTGGGTGCGAACTTCAAAGTGTTCTTCTGTAGCGTCTACCCGTATTCGCCGGATTACCGAGATGCTTTCGGTGCACAAGTGGTGGAAGGAGTGATGGGAGGTGGCGCTTGGAACGAGGAAAGCTCTCCGGGCGCGAAGGAATTCGTAGCCCTGTACAAGAAGTACTTCGGCAAGGAACCCGACGACTACTGGGGCCAGCTTTATTACTACGCTTCTCTCCAGCACCTGCAGCAGGCCATCGAAGAGGCCGGAAGCCTTGATCAGACTAAGATAAGAGACCTTCTGGCCACCCGGACGTACGACACCTGCATTGGACCCTTCAAGTACGACCCGGACCGATTCTTCAGGGGTCATCTGGGTCAGATTGGACAGTGGCAAAAAGGGGTGTTCGAGGTGGTGGACCCCGGTCCGCATCGGACCGCGCCCCCCATCATGAAGCCCCCGTGGCCCAAGATGTAG
- the bioF gene encoding 8-amino-7-oxononanoate synthase yields the protein MWWPELEPELAARRTQGLYRTLVPLLARQGPWVILEGKKVLNLCSNDYLGLAGHPRLAEACARAARDWGAGAAASRLVSGDLALHEQLEDKLARFKGTETALLYSSGYQANLGVIATLMREGDLILSDALNHASLIDACRLSRARVLIYRHRDLNHLEDLLRAHRSYRRKLIVTDGVFSMDGDLAPLPGLLELAAGYGAGLYVDDAHATGVLGAAGRGAAEHFGLDPRRLLIMGTLSKALGGFGAFLAGPEVVRSYLVNFSRPLLYTTAPPPPMVAVALEALEVLQEEPWRRQRLWELTAWFRTELRRAGFNTLDSETPIIPVVVGEAEPTLTLAGELLRQGIFLQAMRPPTVPPGSSRLRLSLTAAHTREDLERALDALVTAAKKLNLIPGG from the coding sequence GTGTGGTGGCCGGAATTGGAACCGGAACTGGCGGCCCGCAGGACCCAGGGGCTGTACCGCACCCTGGTGCCGCTCCTGGCCCGGCAGGGCCCGTGGGTCATCCTGGAGGGGAAGAAGGTCCTTAACCTCTGCTCCAACGATTACCTCGGCCTGGCCGGGCACCCGCGCCTGGCCGAAGCCTGCGCCCGGGCCGCCCGCGATTGGGGAGCGGGGGCGGCGGCCTCTCGGCTGGTATCCGGCGATCTGGCCCTTCACGAGCAGTTAGAAGACAAGCTGGCCCGCTTTAAGGGCACGGAAACGGCCCTGCTCTACAGCTCCGGGTACCAGGCCAACCTGGGCGTGATCGCCACCTTGATGAGGGAAGGCGATCTCATCCTCAGCGACGCCCTCAACCACGCCAGCCTGATCGACGCCTGCCGCCTGAGCCGCGCCCGCGTCCTTATATACCGCCACCGGGACCTGAACCACCTGGAGGACCTCCTGCGGGCCCACCGTTCCTACCGCCGCAAGCTCATCGTGACCGACGGTGTCTTCAGCATGGACGGCGACCTGGCCCCCCTCCCCGGGCTGCTGGAGCTGGCCGCCGGGTACGGAGCGGGCCTGTACGTGGACGACGCCCACGCCACCGGTGTGCTGGGCGCCGCGGGCAGGGGCGCGGCGGAGCATTTCGGGCTCGACCCCCGTCGCCTTCTCATCATGGGCACCCTGAGCAAGGCCCTGGGCGGATTCGGCGCCTTCCTGGCCGGTCCGGAGGTGGTGCGCTCCTACCTGGTGAACTTCAGCCGGCCGCTCCTCTACACCACCGCACCCCCGCCGCCCATGGTGGCCGTGGCCCTGGAGGCGTTGGAAGTGCTGCAGGAGGAGCCCTGGCGGCGCCAGCGTCTCTGGGAACTCACCGCCTGGTTCCGCACCGAGCTCCGCCGGGCGGGCTTCAACACCCTGGATAGCGAAACCCCCATAATTCCCGTGGTGGTGGGAGAAGCGGAGCCCACCCTGACGCTGGCCGGGGAACTGCTGCGGCAGGGCATATTCCTTCAGGCCATGCGGCCTCCCACCGTGCCCCCCGGCTCCAGCCGGCTGCGGCTGTCTCTCACCGCCGCCCACACCCGGGAAGACCTGGAGCGCGCCCTGGACGCCCTGGTAACGGCGGCGAAAAAGCTCAACCTTATACCGGGAGGCTAG